The following proteins are co-located in the Tachysurus vachellii isolate PV-2020 chromosome 17, HZAU_Pvac_v1, whole genome shotgun sequence genome:
- the c17h5orf15 gene encoding keratinocyte-associated transmembrane protein 2 — protein sequence MVSPAHSATNSRFKMATLTKLKQRDSNTFLAAVLSVLQLTLVTCSLSGTYELPVLKESENIQNFTNSTSQSISNYYKNISETQNLMKSNKVVISQLTTITATVDATTAPPKPTSAAEMIPEDSKAIEMNHNVPKSVNHPEHESPIITDLAGEDPSLALNFESTTSPFEMDTNDNLGYEDEEDDDGDDYGRHTENNQQGKSETFSQDFQDDANYIKDIAEDLQERPGKIDIHVKDTTIYATQDEDSHFFFHLVIIALLVAIVYITYHNKKKIMLLAQSRRWREGLCTRSIEYHRLDQNVDEAMPSLKMTNKYVF from the exons ATGGTTAGTCCCGCCCACTCTGCTACCAACAGCCGTTTCAAGATGGCGACATTGACAAAGCTGAAGCAGCGAGATTCGAACACATTTTTAGCAGCTGTTTTGTCCGTTTTACAGCTTACACTTGTAACTTGCTCATTATCAGGCACTT ATGAACTTCCTGTGCTAAAAGAATCAGAAAACATCCAAAATTTCACTAACAGCACCTCCCAATCCATATCAAATTATTACAAGAACATTTCAGAAACCCAAAACCTGATGAAATCAAACAAAGTGGTTATTTCTCAGCTAACTACCATCACTGCAACAGTGGATGCAACAACAGCACCACCCAAACCAACTAGTGCAGCTGAGATGATTCCAGAAGACTCCAAGGCTATTGAGATGAACCACAATGTGCCAAAGTCAGTTAACCATCCTGAACACGAGTCACCTATTATCACTGACTTGGCTGGAGAAGATCCAAGTCTTGCTCTCAATTTTGAATCCACCACTTCTCCTTTTGAGATGGACACAAATGATAATCTGGGCtatgaggatgaagaagatgatgatggtgatgactATGGAAGACATACAGAGAATAATCAACAGGGCAAAAGTGAAACTTTCAGCCAAGACTTTCAGGACGATGCCAATTATATCAAGGATATTGCTGAAGACCTGCAGGAGAGGCCTGGTAAAATTGATATTCACGTGAAGGACACCACCATCTATGCCACTCAAGATGAAGACTCGCATTTCTTCTTCCACCTGGTGATCATTGCTTTGCTGGTGGCCATAGTGTACATCACCTACCACAATAAAAAGAAG ATCATGCTCCTGGCTCAGAGTCGGCGCTGGAGGGAAGGCCTTTGCACCCGCAGTATAGAATATCATCGGCTTGACCAGAATGTTGATGAGGCAATGCCTTCATTGAAGATGACCAACAAATATGTCTTTTAA